In the Colletotrichum higginsianum IMI 349063 chromosome 7 map unlocalized unitig_7, whole genome shotgun sequence genome, one interval contains:
- a CDS encoding Extracellular serine-threonine rich protein, whose protein sequence is MKSSIAAVGLLASLASASAYQPRHFHWRRDNTTAPAGYTTLTVEVTEVATVTSCAPTVTNCPARSATLSASDLSTYIVTNTVVLTEVVCPVTEAASISKSLVDQHSTGGLPGYTRTAPVITTPSASVPLSTGGATNSAQDPAVTSPPTAGNDDDEEEEDDDCPAEDGDVVTTVTQIITTKTLTMTVGKGSTASVVTTAIPTTVESTILITKPYSEGASKPVGSATGLVGSDEPTTTTTATSTATRTVTVKRPGSTEAASPSSGTGLGSDGECSCPAVTVTVPASTVYVTIGGSAPAPTGAEPSKTASAQVPVTTGDVDADGDDSDDEEDYDCPADEEVVTLSTTVTVAPYPTNGTASSGAAKPTGYYKRSNKLF, encoded by the coding sequence ATGAAgtcctccatcgccgccgtcggccttcTGGCCTCGCTCGCCAGCGCTTCCGCCTACCAGCCCCGCCACTTCCACTGGCGCCGCGACAACACCACCGCTCCCGCCGGCTACACCACCCTTACCGTCGAGGTCACCGAGGTCGCTACCGTCACATCGTGCGCCCCTACTGTCACCAACTGCCCTGCCCGCAGCGCCACCCTCTCCGCCTCTGACCTCTCCACCTACATCGTCACCAACACTGTTGTCCTGACCGAGGTCGTCTGCCCCGTCACTGAGGCCGCCAGCATCTCCAAGTCCCTCGTCGACCAGCACTCCACCGGCGGTCTGCCTGGCTACACCCGCACCGCCCCCGTCATCACCACCCCCTCCGCTTCCGTCCCTCTGTCCACCGGCGGTGCCACCAACTCTGCTCAGGACCCTGCCGTGACCAGCCCGCCCACCGCAGGcaatgatgacgacgaggaagaggaggacgatgactGCCCCgctgaggatggcgatgTCGTGACTACCGTCACCCAgatcatcaccaccaagaCCCTCACCATGACCGTCGGCAAGGGCTCTACCGCTTCTGTCGTCACCACCGCCATCCCTACCACCGTTGAGTCTACCATCCTCATCACCAAGCCCTACAGCGAGGGTGCCTCCAAGCCTGTTGGCTCTGCCACCGGCCTTGTCGGCAGCGACGAgcctaccaccaccacgaccgccacctccaccgccaccCGCACCGTCACTGTCAAGCGTCCCGGTTCCACCGAGGCCGCTTCTCCCAGCTCCGGCACTGGTCTGGGCTCTGACGGCGAGTGCTCTTGCCCCGCtgtcaccgtcaccgtcccTGCTTCCACTGTCTACGTTACCATCGGTGGCTCCGCCCCCGCTCCTACCGGCGCCGAGCCCAGCAAGACCGCCAGCGCCCAGGTTCCCGTCACCACCGGTGACGTTGACGCCGATGGTGACGAcagcgatgacgaggaggactACGACTgccccgccgacgaggaggttgtCACCCTCTCTACCACTGTCACCGTTGCGCCCTACCCTACCAACGGCACCGCCTccagcggcgccgccaagccTACTGGTTACTACAAGCGCTCCAACAAGCTCTTTTAA
- a CDS encoding Major facilitator superfamily transporter has product MPAPRESVEDDRDGLPYLQRNRSSLSETVRRIGENEARSRYEARAEEQGLDEKKTASPNSSSNEDERTIISWDDGDPENPYNWSNTRKFLILCLTMMQVINSTMGSALPSNAIPFITAEWGVTNEQQKVLPISVFLIGYVFGPVVWAPLSEHLGRRTLTIITFVMFTIWTMACALAPNWPAFLIFRFLTGVFASSPIAIVAGILADIYGNTESRGRAMTAFMVTTAFGPLFAPIVSGFCSPTIGWRWSFWIALIYAGATLVPIILLPETYGPILLSRRARNMRKLDPSANIVAPREMERTDFKQLATVVLTRPMRMIIFEPIVSCTCAYLALVYTIFYMSFQAFPIIFQQLYGLSPGVAGLAYLPIGGGSLIAVPIFIGWEQGHLRAQRSGSEWAKQEEFRRLPLACIGGPLFFISLFWLGWSSREGISFVVPMLAGIPFGAGFMLIFIALLNYLTDAYEIFAASANAAASTSRSLLAVVLPLATTRMFHELGIAGACSLLGGLSAVMCIIPFIFIWKGEQIRAGSRFCLALRERKAEMERKVEEQKQKEEARRASRQSILPVPKAEV; this is encoded by the exons ATGCCCGCACCCCGCGAGTCTGTAGAGGACGATAGAGACGGCCTGCCATATCTGCAAC GCAATCGTTCCTCCTTGTCTGAAACCGTGAGAAGGATAGGCGAAAACGAAGCCCGCAGCAGGTATGAGGCTCGGGCCGAAGAGCAAGGCCTTGACGAGAAAAAGACGGCGAGCCCGAACTCTTCCAGCAACGAAGATGAAAGAACGATCATTTCTTGGGACGATGGTGATCCAGAGAACCCGTACAACTGGTCCAAT ACCAGAAAGTTTCTCATTCTCTGCTTGACTATGATGCAAGTCATCAACAGCACCATGGGCTCTGCGCTACCCTCCAATGCGATTCCTTTCATTACAGCCGAATGGGGCGTCACGAACGAGCAGCAAAAGGTCCTGCCCATTtccgtcttcctcatcggcTACGTCTTCGGTCCGGTTGTTTGGGCACCCCTCAGTGagcacctcggccgtcgTACGCTGACCATCATCACCTTCGTCATGTTCACCATCTGGACCATGGCTTGTGCTCTGGCGCCGAACTGGCCTGCGTTCCTCATTTTCCGATTTTTGACGGGGGTCTTTGCCAGCTCGCCCATCGCCATCGTGGCCGGGATTCTCGCGGATATCTATGGCAATACCGAGTCTCGCGGCCGTGCCATGACCGCCTTCATGGTT ACCACCGCCTTCGGTCCTCTCTTCGCTCCCATTGTCTCCGGCTTCTGCTCCCCGACCATAGGATGGCGCTGGTCCTTCTGGATAGCGCTCATCTACGCCGGCGCCACCTTGGTGCCGATCATCCTTCTACCCGAGACCTACGGCCCGATCCTACTCTCCCGCCGCGCTCGCAACATGCGCAAACTCGACCCCTCCGCGAACATCGTCGCCCCCCGCGAGATGGAACGCACCGACTTCAAGCAGTTGGCCACCGTCGTACTGACACGTCCCATGCGCATGATCATATTTGAGCCCATCGTCAGCTGCACGTGCGCGTACCTCGCCTTGGTCTACACCATCTTCTACATGTCTTTTCAGGCATTCCCTATCATCTTCCAGCAGCTTTACGGTCTGTCGCCCGGCGTGGCCGGACTGGCGTACCTCCCCATAGGCGGCGGCTCGCTGATCGCGGTCCCCATCTTCATCGGGTGGGAGCAGGGCCATCTCCGCGCTCAGCGTAGTGGCTCCGAATGGGCGAAGCAGGAGGAGTTCCGGCGCCTTCCTCTGGCGTGCATCGGCGGGCCGCTGTTCTTCATCTCATTGTTCTGGTTGGGCTGGTCGTCCAGGGAGGGCATCAGCTTCGTCGTACCCATGCTGGCGGGCATCCCCTTTGGCGCGGGGTTCATGctcatcttcatcgccctGCTGAACTACCTCACCGACGCCTACGAGAtcttcgccgccagcgcAAACGCTGCGGCCTCGACCAGCCGGTCTCTGTTGGCTGTCGTGCTGCCACTGGCGACAACGCGCATGTTTCACGAGCTGGGCATCGCGGGAGCGTGCAGTCTGCTTGGCGGTCTTAGTGCCGTGATGTGCATCATCCCCTTCATCTTCATATGGAAGGGCGAGCAGATACGGGCGGGATCGAGGTTTTGTCTTGCgctgagagagaggaaggcggagatggagaggaaggtcgaggagcagaaacaaaaggaggaggcgaggagggcgtcaCGGCAGAGCATTCTGCCCGTTCCAAAAGCGGAGGTCTGA
- a CDS encoding Prefoldin subunit 4, whose amino-acid sequence MLSRRMLTKADEESVGDEVEVRREDQDKINKFSRLHQRELIIEEELRNKSKEKEELDDLSTELELTDEDETVPYDFQARLARRADSAMLTFDDRYKIGDAYFHVLQPQAIEMLEQASAKIEEDVEGLESKLETIKEEMTQLKVELYARFGKSINLET is encoded by the exons ATGTTGTCAAGGCGCATG CTCACaaaggccgacgaggagtccgttggcgacgaggtcgaggtcagGAGGGAGGATCAGGACAAGATCAACAAGTTCAGTCGTCTGCACCAGCGCGAACTCATtatcgaggaggagctcagGAACAAGAGC aaggagaaggaagaacTCGACGACCTCAGCACTGAGTTGGAGCTCaccgacgaagacgagacAGTACCGTACGATTTTCAAGCCCGGCTAGCAAGACGTGCCGACAGCGCAATGCTGACATTCGACGATAGATACAAAATTGGTGACGCCTACTTCCACGTACTACAGCCGCAAGCGATCGAAATGCTCGAGCAAGCATCAGCCAAGATtgaggaggacgtcgagggACTGGAATCGAAGCTAGAAACCATCAAGGAGGAGATGACCCAACTGAAGGTCGAGCTGTACGCCAGGTTCGGGAAGAGCATCAACCTCGAGACATGA
- a CDS encoding FAD binding domain-containing protein has product MKTSAVIATATLAAAPFVAAGLLPKRAEDASCRCLPGDDCWPSTASWDALNSTVGGKLIATVPIGSVCHDPNYDEAACTALRESWTLPETHFPSSSSVMQSYFANQSCDPFTDRTTPCLLGNYVNYAVEVASAQDVVETINFARDNNIRFLVRNTGHDHLGRSTGAGALAAWTHKLKDITVTDWSDDLWNGPALKMGAGVLGYEITEAGKSSGLVVVGGECPTVGPAGGYIQGGGHSALTTNFGMAADQALEFEVVTADGKIVTASRAENPDLFWALSGGGPGTFGVVTSVTVRAHPDASVGGVGLQTAASYTTQEKWWQMLDAFHSLLPSMTDQGAMVVFLYSSNIFAINPLTAYNKTADEAKAILQPFLDVLADLAIPYSSGATSYASYRDHYDKWMGPLPYGHVEVESYNFGSRLVPRDVLTDDAARAAYVSAIRYGADKHGVLSAGVALNATAPAGVDNAVNPHWRNAAIHVQYSTAWSNAPEDWAQMVADQKTMTEDIIPPIEAATPGSGNYINEADFNIPDWKEKFFGGNYDRLLTIKKEWDPQGVFYALKTVGSDAWNVAADGRMCRA; this is encoded by the exons ATGAAGACCTCGGCCGTCATTgcgacggcgaccttggccgccgcaCCGTTCGTCGCCGCGGGACTCCTCCCCAAGCGCGCCGAGGATGCCTCGTGCCGTTGCCTTCCTGGCGACGACTGCTGGCCCTCAACGGCATCCTGGGATGCCCTCAACAGCACAGTCGGAGGCAAGCTCATTGCCACGGTGCCCATCGGTTCCGTGTGCCACGACCCCAACTACGACGAGGCCGCATGCACGGCGCTGCGGGAGTCGTGGACTCTCCCGGAGACACA CTtcccctcctcgtcctccgtGATGCAGAGCTACTTCGCCAACCAGTCCTGCGACCCCTTCACGGACCGCACGACGCCGTGCCTGCTTGGCAACTACGTCAACTacgccgtcgaggtggcGTCTGCccaggatgtcgtcgagacCATCAACTTTGCTAGGGACAACAACATCCGGTTCCTCGTCCGGAACACGGGTCACGA TCATCTCGGCCGATCGACCGGCGCGGgagccctcgccgcctggaCCCACAAGCTCAAGGACATCACCGTGACAGACTGGTCCGACGACCTCTGGAACGGCCCCGCCCTGAAAAtgggcgccggcgtcctcggctaCGAGATtaccgaggccggcaagtcgtccggcctcgtcgttgtcggcggcgagtgCCCCACTGTCGGCCCCGCCGGCGGTTACATacagggcggcggccactCGGCTCTCACCACCAACTTCGGCATGGCCGCCGACCAGGCCctcgagttcgaggtcgTCACCGCAGACGGAAAGATCGTCACCGCCTCCCGTGCCGAGAACCCGGACCTCTTCTGGGCcctcagcggcggcggccctgGAACCTTTGGCGTCGTCACCTCCGTCACCGTCCGCGCCCACCCCGACGCCagcgttggcggcgtcggcctgcagacggcggcgtcctACACCACGCAGGAGAAGTGGTGGCAGATGCTCGACGCCTTCCACTCCCTCCTTCCCAGCATGACAGACCAGGGCGCCATGGTCGTCTTCCTCtacagcagcaacatcttCGCCATCAACCCGCTGACGGCCTACAacaagacggccgacgaAGCAAAGGCCATCCTACAGcccttcctcgacgtcctcgccgacctcgccatcCCCTACTCATCGGGTGCCACCAGCTACGCCAGCTACCGCGACCACTACGACAAGTGGATGGGCCCCCTGCCCTACGGccacgtcgaggtcgagtcCTACAACTTTGGCTCCCGCCTCGTCCCGCGCGACGTGCTgaccgacgacgccgcccgcgccgcctaCGTCTCGGCCATTCGCTACGGCGCCGACAAGCACGGCGTCCTCTCTGCCGGCGTCGCCCTCAACGCCACGGCCCCCGCCGGCGTTGACAACGCCGTGAACCCGCACTGGcgcaacgccgccatccacGTGCAGTactcgacggcctggagcAACGCCCCCGAGGACTGGGCCCAGATGGTCGCCGACCAGAAGACCATGACCGAGGACATCATCCCTcccatcgaggccgccacACCGGGCTCCGGCAACTACATCAACGAGGCCGACTTCAACATCCCCGACTGGAAGGAGAAGTTCTTTGGCGGCAACTACGACAGGCTATTGACCATCAAGAAGGAGTGGGACCCCCAGGGCGTCTTTTACGCTCTCAAGACGGTCGGTAGCGATGCGTGGaatgtcgccgccgacggcaggATGTGCCGGGCGTGA
- a CDS encoding Ubiquitin-like protein produces MSISIPEGDDMKTQLDRIARSNRTQYEKRVWSALCQVPKGQVTTYGILAAHLKSSPRAVGNALRRNPFAPQVPCHRVVATGGALGGFKGKWPKDGEGITLDEKRMLLRKEGVKIDSSGRVLGSPFLAFI; encoded by the coding sequence atgtccatttccatcccCGAAGGCGATGATATGAAGACACAGCTCGATCGCATCGCCCGCTCAAATCGCACCCAGTACGAGAAGCGAGTCTGGTCCGCCCTGTGTCAAGTACCCAAAGGCCAGGTCACAACATACGGCATATTGGCAGCCCACCTCAAGTCTTCGCCCCGTGCCGTCGGCAACGCTTTGCGCCGCAACCCATTCGCGCCACAGGTCCCGTGTCATAGAGTCGTCGCCACCGGCGGGGCTCTGGGAGGCTTCAAGGGCAAGTGGCCCAAGGACGGAGAGGGTATCACTCTTGATGAGAAGAGGATGCTCCTGAGGAAGGAAGGCGTCAAGATTGATTCAAGCGGGAGAGTCTTGGGCTCGCCGTTTTTGGCATTTATCTGA
- a CDS encoding VHS domain-containing protein yields MADRERSRSRSPRRDREKDRERPRKQGGFKWKDNSRRDDREDRRGLERGYRNRSRSPRRDADRDRRPRDGDRDRDRDRNRNNDSYRPRDSGARDSRPSASSSKDAPKAAKKEKPKPVPAPAAGGEEMIIVHVNDRLGTKAAIPCLASDPVKMFKILVAARVGREPHEILLKRQGERPFKDNLTLEDYGVSNGVQLDLEVDTGD; encoded by the coding sequence ATGGCTGATCGAGAGCGATCTAGGTCGCGCTCGCCTCGGCGCGATCGTGAAAAAGACCGCGAGAGACCGAGAAAACAGGGAGGCTTCAAATGGAAGGACAACAGCCGCCGTGACGACCGCGAAGACCGACGAGGCCTTGAGCGAGGCTACCGCAACCGCTCCCGATCCCCTCGCCGCGACGCAGACAGAGACCGTCGCCCCCGCGACGGTGACCGTGATCGCGATCGCGATCGCAATCGTAACAACGACAGCTACCGCCCGCGTGATTCCGGCGCCAGGGACAGCAGGCCcagcgcctcgagctccAAGGATGCGCCGAAagccgccaagaaggagaagcccAAGCCCGTGCCTGCGCctgctgccggcggcgaggagatGATCATCGTACACGTCAACGATCGCCTGGGAACCAAGGCCGCGATTCCCTGCTTGGCTTCGGACCCTGTCAAGATGTTCAAGATTCTGGTGGCTGCGAGAGTCGGCAGAGAGCCCCACGAGATTCTGCTGAAGCGACAGGGCGAAAGACCGTTCAAGGACAACCTCACGCTGGAGGACTATGGTGTCAGCAACGGTGTACAGCTGGATCTTGAGGTCGATACTGGTGATTAA
- a CDS encoding Ankyrin repeat containing protein, with protein MKSLGSSVTDSSPAFTPAMAAPRGRIPNADWLQYKSAIRQMILTEKVSLVDARHRLEENGFAVTKAQLEYRLKKWGFRKRVPKNRSADIWRYVGSQIASRKRQGNIKGAMLNGQRQKVDKVTKDIRRHELVTLLQSITAPLMASIPLYWTDDLVDKQYRVV; from the exons ATGAAGTCCCTTGGTTCATCGGTCACTGACAGCTCTCCTGCTTTCACCCCTGCCATGGCTGCACCCAGAGGTCGAATCCCAAATGCCGACTGGCTGCAATACAAGTCTGCTATTCGGCAGATGATCCTTACGGAAAAAGTCTCTCTTGTCGATGCGAGGCATAGGCTCGAAGAGAACGGCTTCGCTGTAAC GAAAGCTCAGCTTGAGTACAGACTCAAGAAGTGGGGATTCCGTAAGAGAGTTCCCAAGAACAGAAGTGCCGATATTTGGAGATATGTTGGCTCTCAAATAGCCAGCAGAAAACGCCAAGGAAATATCAAAGGGGCCATGCTCAACGGGCAAAGGCAGAAAGTCGACAAGGTCACTAAAGATATACGGCGACATGAGCTAGTTACGCTGCTGCAGTCCATAACAG CGCCTTTGATGGCCTCGATCCCATTGTACTGGAcagacgacctcgtcgacaagcAATACCGGGTCGTTTAG
- a CDS encoding ATPase: MSFPEKPLPRQQPHSPRQPGVRLRVEKIRDKALQTQLIYANVAGVSYRDFAPSRDGTDINILIRARDPVRGTVRENVVRARPTPELPEGTISLSDPQRQWLKIGMTDTFEGEVYDASRQGATHLEAMDLELSWASMKRDPNYEFTHEYLAKVFERFFQMHFFAPGQRTLLDIEGLKVFATVKTITFQGGRGPEAVVTTSDPSARGFYSTATLLSFFKAADSELKLQVGEHQGNANPIISPDFKFEDMGIGGLHDEFSTIFRRAFASRVFPPQLVAKLGIQHVKGILLFGPPGTGKTLIARQIGKMLNAREPKIINGPEVLNKFVGQSEENIRKMFADAEKEYKEKGDQSGLHIIIFDELDAVCKQRGSGAGGGTGVGDSVVNQLLTKLDGVDQLNNILLIGMTNRKDMIDEALLRPGRLEVQLEISLPNEEGRKEIFMIHTAKMRDNNIMDPKVDVASLAARTKNYSGAEISGVVKAATSFAFNRHTEVGNSAKMKSDVSAMKITMDDFENALIEVKPAYGVSEDEISNALGMGILQFNDNIPAIIRTMMGYIDTVKESDVLTRIPVLLHGPPESGKTALAAHTASLSDFPFVKLVSPQHLTAFRDEFGKKDYLTKVFTDAYKSERSIVILDNFEQLIEWNPIGPRFSNTGRRILIMVTTSERFILSNLGVLKHFRRQIPVPAVSDVRELASVLDQTGMFGANDVQAVIGSIQNDTRSEKIGLGIKTILESIEESKVEASSQGTDMLESVANRIVTAISSNALDG, translated from the exons ATGAGCTTCCCCGAGAAGCCTCTGCCTCGGCAGCAACCGCATTCGCCCAGACAGCCTGGCGTGCGTCTGAGAGTCGAGAAGATCAGGGACAAGGCCCTACAGACACAGCTTATCTACGCCAATGT TGCAGGCGTCAGCTACCGAGACTTTGCCCCGAGCCGCGACGGTACCGACATCAACATCCTCATCAGGGCCAGAGACCCTGTCCGTGGAACAGTACGAGAGAATGTCGTCAGGGCTCGCCCCACACCCGAACTCCCCGAGGGAACCATCAGTCTTTCCGACCCCCAGCGGCAATGGCTCAAGATTGGAATGACCGACACTTTCGAGGGCGAGGTTTACGATGCCAGCAGACAAGGCGCTACCCACCTCGAAGCCATGGACCTGGAGCTGTCTTGGGCCTCGATGAAGAGAGATCCAAACTACGAGTTCACACACGAGTACTTGGCCAAGGTCTTTGAGCGCTTCTTCCAGATGCACTTCTTCGCCCCCGGTCAGCGCACCCTGCTCGACATTGAAGGCCTCAAGGTGTTTGCTACTGTCAAGACCATCACCTTCCAGGGTGGTCGCGGGCCTGAAGCCGTTGTCACAACCTCCGATCCCTCTGCCCGTGGCTTCTACAGCACCGCGACCCTGCTGTCCTTCTTCAAGGCCGCCGACTCGGAACTGAAGCTTCAAGTTGGAGAGCACCAGGGCAACGCCAACCCCATCATTTCGCCAGACTTCAAGTTTGAGGACATGGGTATTGGTGGTCTACACGACGAGTTCTCCACCATCTTCCGCAGAGCCTTTGCTTCCCGTGTCTTCCCTCCGCAGCTGGTAGCGAAGCTGGGCATCCAGCACGTCAAGGGTATTCTGCTCTTTGGTCCTCCAGGAACCGGAAAGACGCTCATTGCCAGACAAATTGGCAAGATGCTCAACGCCCGTGAGCCCAAAATCATCAACGGCCCCGAAGTCCTCAATAAGTTCGTCGGACAGTCTGAAGAGAACATCCGAAAAATGTTTGCCGACGCTGAGAAGGAGtacaaggagaagggcgacCAGAGTGGCCTTCACATCATCATCTTTGATGAATTGGACGCCGTCTGCAAGCAGAGAGGATCTGGCGCTGGCGGTGGTActggcgtcggcgacagTGTTGTTAACCAGCTTCTCACAAAGCTCGACGGTGTCGACCAGCTCAACAACATCCTGCTCATCGGTATGACCAACCGAAAGGACATGATCGATGAGGCTCTGCTGCGTCCCGGGCGTTTGGAAGTCCAGCTGGAGATCAGTCTGCCTAATGAAGAAGGGCGCAAGGAGATTTTCATGATTCACACGGCCAAGATGCGAGACAACAACATCATGGATCCCAAGGTCGACGTAGCATCGCTGGCAGCCCGCACCAAGAACTACTCCGGTGCCGAGATCTCCGGTGTCGTCAAAGCGGCGACTTCGTTCGCTTTCAACCGCCACACTGAAGTGGGAAACAGCGCCAAGATGAAGTCGGACGTCTCTGCGATGAAGATTACAATGGACGACTTCGAGAACGCGCTGATTGAGGTCAAGCCTGCCTACGGTGTTTCCGAGGACGAAATCTCCAACGCCCTTGGCATGGGAATTTTGCAGTTCAACGACAACATCCCAGCCATTATCCGTACAATGATGGGCTACATCGACACCGTCAAGGAATCAGATGTGCTCACCAGAATCCCGGTCCTCCTTCATGGGCCGCCCGAGTCTGGAAAGACTGCTCTGGCCGCGCACACTGCCTCGCTGTCCGACTTCCCATTTGTCAAGCTTGTCTCGCCTCAGCACCTGACTGCTTTCCGGGATGAGTTTGGAAAGAAGGACTATCTCACCAAGGTTTTTACCGACGCCTACAAGTCGGAGCGAAGCATCGTTATCTTGGACAACTTTGAGCAGCTGATTGAATGGAACCCCATCGGACCTCGCTTCTCCAATACC GGCCGTCGTATCCTCATCATGGTCACAACATCAGAACGCTTCATCCTCAGCAACTTAGGAGTTCTCAAGCACTTCCGTAGACAGATCCCCGTACCCGCTGTCTCAGACGTTCGCGAACTCGCCTCGGTTTTGGATCAAACGGGTATGTTTGGTGCAAACGATGTCCAGGCCGTCATCGGATCCATTCAGAACGACACCCGATCCGAAAAGATCGGTCTTGGCATTAAGACGATCCTGGAATCCATCGAGGAGTCCAAGGTCGAGGCATCTTCGCAGGGTACCGACATGCTGGAGAGCGTTGCAAACAGAATTGTGACGGCCATTTCCTCCAATGCGTTGGATGGTTAG
- a CDS encoding Homocitrate synthase, with the protein MPLHLLGKKSWNVYNADNIARVRRDEAAAKAKEEAEEQRMQEVDAERRLAILRGEAPPPLAPVEAPEDEPRPRDRDAGSAGREKKKRKRAGEDDTEFELRVAKERADVLETANDTLRKSTSSAPIVDSAGHIDLFGEERKQGRHLKNEEAEKEAAKKKKELEDQYTMRFSNAAGRDGLVGPWYAASGAITELEPPSKDAWGNEDPGRKKRDAERIVSNDPLALMKMGASRVRQVKKERQNLEAERQGELEQLRMEEKRKRKERHERWRRDQKRFEERHLRPRSQERGRDEERHGSRKDDDRRRVSTRDDERSRNDGRRHRERSQRSERGVGDEKRRSTVTQNQDETTSQPESERGKRDSVPQRRQDS; encoded by the exons ATGCCTCT TCATTTACTGGGCAAAAAGTCCTGGAACGTTTACAATGCGGACAACATCGCCCGCGTCCGCCGAGATGAGGCCGCTGCAAAGGCCAAGGAAGAGGCTGAGGAGCAGCGTATGCAAGAAGTCGATGCCGAGCGCCGTCTAGCCATCCTTCGAGGCGAAGCGCCACCGCCTCTTGCCCCAGTTGAAGCCCCTGAAGATGAGCCACGGCCTCGGGACCGTGATGCTGGATCCGCCGGtagagagaagaagaagcgcaagcgcGCTGGTGAGGACGATACTGAGTTTGAGTTACGTGTTGCAAAAGAGCGTGCGGACGTATTAGAAACGGCAAACGATACGCTGCGCAAGTCGACCAGCTCTGCACCTATCGTCGACAGCGCCGGCCATATCGACCTCTTTGGCGAAGAGCGCAAACAGGGTCGCCATCTGAAGaacgaagaagccgagaaAGAGGCCgccaaaaagaagaaggaactCGAAGATCAATACACCATGCGATTCTCGAATGCTGCCGGTAGGGACGGCTTGGTCGGTCCCTGGTATGCCGCCTCCGGGGCCATCACAGAACTCGAACCCCCGAGTAAGGATGCATGGGGCAATGAAGACCCTGggcggaagaagagagaTGCCGAGAGGATAGTTTCGAACGATCCTCTCGCCTTGATGAAAATGGGTGCCTCCAGGGTGCGCCAAGTCAAGAAGGAACGCCAAAACCTCGAAGCCGAGCGACAGGGAGAACTGGAACAACTACGCATGGAGGAGAAGCGCAAGCGCAAGGAGAGGCATGAGCGGTGGAGACGAGATCAAAAACGGTTTGAAGAACGACACCTCAGACCTCGATCCCAAGAAAGGGGTCGCGACGAAGAAAGACATGGATCCAGGAAGGATGATGACCGTCGCCGTGTATCGACCCGAGACGATGAGCGCTCCCGAAATGATGGCCGTCGCCACAGAGAAAGAAGCCAGCGTTCCGAAAGAGGGGTCGGAGATGAAAAGAGACGATCAACAGTCACACAAAATCAGGACGAAACAACAAGCCAGCCAGAAAGTGAAAGAGGCAAGCGGGACTCGGTTCCACAACGACGACAGGACAGTTGA